One genomic window of Deinococcus aetherius includes the following:
- a CDS encoding saccharopine dehydrogenase family protein, protein MTPHPRWMIYGANGFTGGLIAREARRRGLAPVLAGRSREATQSLAGELGLEGRVFGLDTPAEVARNLGGVALVLHCAGPFSRTHGPMLSACLATGTHYLDITGEHAVLEGLHWRGPGAGRAGIVAVSGVGFDVVPTDGVAAHLAAALPSATRLRLAFRGGTVSRGTAITMAEGAGEGGLSRQGGLLVREPVAARTWRVEHDGVTYKAVSIPWGDVVTAYYSTGIPTVETYLAVSPAAALVMRGSRLTAPLLRLPAARRFLRERAGRAKGPSETEMREGGTVVWGEVTDPAGRRRTAKLVGPEGYRFTVEAALASVERVLAGGVPAGAWTPSQAFGRDFVKGLPGVELRDREGAAAPRR, encoded by the coding sequence ATGACCCCGCACCCCCGCTGGATGATCTACGGCGCGAACGGCTTCACGGGCGGGCTCATCGCCCGGGAGGCGAGGCGGCGCGGCCTGGCGCCTGTCCTCGCCGGACGCTCCCGCGAGGCCACCCAGTCCCTCGCCGGGGAGCTGGGGCTGGAGGGCCGCGTGTTCGGCCTGGACACGCCCGCCGAGGTCGCCCGGAACCTGGGCGGCGTGGCGCTGGTGCTGCACTGCGCGGGCCCCTTCTCCCGGACGCACGGGCCCATGCTCTCGGCTTGCCTGGCGACGGGCACGCACTACCTCGACATCACCGGGGAACACGCCGTCCTGGAGGGTCTGCATTGGCGGGGACCGGGGGCGGGGCGCGCCGGGATCGTCGCCGTCTCCGGGGTCGGGTTCGACGTGGTGCCCACCGACGGGGTCGCCGCCCACCTCGCCGCCGCCCTGCCCTCCGCCACCCGGTTGCGGCTCGCCTTTCGCGGGGGCACGGTCAGCCGGGGCACGGCGATCACGATGGCCGAGGGCGCCGGGGAGGGTGGGCTGAGCCGGCAGGGCGGCCTCCTCGTCCGCGAGCCCGTCGCCGCGCGGACCTGGCGGGTCGAGCATGACGGCGTGACCTACAAGGCCGTGAGCATCCCCTGGGGGGACGTGGTGACCGCCTACTACTCGACGGGAATTCCGACGGTCGAGACGTACCTCGCCGTTTCCCCCGCCGCCGCCCTCGTGATGCGGGGGAGCCGACTGACCGCGCCGCTGCTCCGCCTGCCCGCCGCGCGGCGATTCCTCCGGGAGCGGGCGGGGCGGGCAAAGGGGCCGAGCGAGACCGAGATGCGGGAGGGCGGCACCGTCGTGTGGGGAGAGGTGACGGACCCGGCGGGACGCAGGCGCACGGCGAAGCTGGTCGGCCCCGAGGGCTACCGGTTCACGGTGGAGGCCGCTCTCGCGTCGGTCGAGCGTGTGCTGGCAGGCGGCGTACCCGCCGGAGCGTGGACACCGTCGCAGGCGTTTGGCCGGGACTTCGTGAAGGGCCTGCCCGGCGTCGAGTTGCGGGACAGGGAGGGCGCGGCGGCTCCTCGTCGGTAA